The following is a genomic window from candidate division KSB1 bacterium.
CGATCTGACAAGCCGGGAGATCACAGAGCAGTACTTGTCGCGCATCCGTGATGTAGATCAAAGCGGCCCTGCGTTGAATGCAATTCTTGAGATCAATCCTGATGCTGCTGACATTGCCGCACAGCTCGATCATGAACGACAAGCCGGGACAGTGCGCGGTCCGCTGCACGGGATACCGGTGATCCTCAAAGACAATATTGACACAGCAGACAAGATGATGACCACGGCCGGTTCACTGGCTTTGCAGGGCTGGCACGCACGTCAGGACGCATTCATCGTAGAAAAACTGCGCAAGGCCGGCGCGGTCATCCTGGCCAAAGCGAATTTGAGCGAGTGGGCGAATTTCCGTTCCCTGCACTCTAGCAGCGGCTGGAGCGGCCGCGGCGGACAGACGCGCAATCCCTATGTTCTCGACCGCAATCCCTGCGGTTCCAGTTCCGGTTCTGCAGTGGCGGTGAGCGCCAATCTCTGTGCCCTGGCTGTAGGTACGGAAACCAACGGCTCGGTGGTGTGCCCCGCCAATGCCAACGGGATTGTGGGCATCAAACCCACAGTGGGACTGCTCGGGCGCAGCGGCATTATTCCGATCTCAGCGACCCAGGACACGGCCGGCGCCATGGCGCGCACGGTGGCGGATGCGGCGCTGATGTTGACTGCCATGGCCGGAGCTGATCCACGCGATAAAGCGACGCAGAACAAAACAGCAAAATCTCATCCTGATTATACCCGGTATCTGAAACCGGACGGCATGCAGGGCGCGCGCATCGGTGTGGCGCGCAATTTTTTCGGCTTTTTGCCGCA
Proteins encoded in this region:
- a CDS encoding amidase yields the protein MKRREFFRTAALSGTGAALSSWLSCGGERSRRTDIASFELAEWTCTAMQSGDLTSREITEQYLSRIRDVDQSGPALNAILEINPDAADIAAQLDHERQAGTVRGPLHGIPVILKDNIDTADKMMTTAGSLALQGWHARQDAFIVEKLRKAGAVILAKANLSEWANFRSLHSSSGWSGRGGQTRNPYVLDRNPCGSSSGSAVAVSANLCALAVGTETNGSVVCPANANGIVGIKPTVGLLGRSGIIPISATQDTAGAMARTVADAALMLTAMAGADPRDKATQNKTAKSHPDYTRYLKPDGMQGARIGVARNFFGFLPQVDELMQGAIKVMRDLNAEIVDTANIETSGTYGRAAFDLLLYEFKDGINAYLKGTGPDQPKTLSDLIAFNRDYSDQEMPYFGQEIFEMAQEKGDLSSPEYREAMATVREKSRDEGIDATLRKHNVDALIAPTGSPAWPTDWINGDHFLGGSSSPAARAGYPNITVPAGFVHGLPVGISFFSGAWQEPLLIRLAYAYEQASGHRNEPQFLKRIA